The nucleotide window TACACTTCTCAGCCAACTAGAGAAAATCACACGGTATCACCATATCCTGCATTAGCCAAGGCAAAAGGAGGAACCCATCACTAAAGAATCATATAGAAAGCTTTCATTaatcatgaagatgaagcaGTGGCGGAAGCAAGTGTGGGCCAcatgtgggcagctgcccacacggAGCAGAAAAAACTTCCTACTgttatattgatatttctgaGCAGAAAAAAAAGCCGATTTAGCATAGTCGCGAGCTGCAGCTACGTCTTGTTTCCTAACCTTGACAGCTTGGGGCTGCATTAATATGAAAAGGCTATGAACACGAAATAATCTTCCTACAATTTTATACAAAGCCTTTCAAGTTTCATCATCGCACAAAACCATCTAACCTCAGCTTTGGTATCACTGCAAGTATTTGCTTTATATCCTTAGCAACTGAAGAGAAGACCTCCTCCACATTGAAGTTTGGTTTGGCACTATGCATACCAAGGCCACTGTGTTAAAGCCAGAGAGATATAATCATATAAATAAGACGAAGCATGTGCAGTATATAAATAAGACTAAGCATGTACAGACAAGAAAGAACCAGAGAAATAACTCGGATCACAGTACCAAATGACATATATATCTACCCATGCCTAGTCTTGTGATGCCACCACAAACTATAATTAGGATTAACACAGTGCTGAAGCCGAGTGGAGGTATAAAACggactttttcatctttatcaagTTCATCTTATTCTGTTAGTGCCTTAGTAAACAAGtcaaaatgaaggatttttagtgttttctttcctctttaaACTAAGCAAGATTTGACTGCAAGTTCTTCGAACGATTTGTCTCATTACCAATAGATGGGCAGTTTAATCTCCTTATTCAAACGCAGAATTTTTCTCTCGATCCCATTTTCTGTCCCAAACATGCCACAACCTTTTGACGGGACAATTTATTCAAGATAAGTCATTCAGTAAACCTTATCTCAAGCCACTTGTCATGGAATGTTGTTCAAGTAAGCAGCTGaatgaattaaacaaaaccttagCAGCTTCCTGTAGATAGCAGGTTGTATACATGTgtaacacacacatacacatccACACCTATATATCTATTCATCtatttgtgtgtgcatgtgcatgtgtgtgtgtgctgaaATAAGAACAAGACAAGCCTGCAAGGTTGCTGAAACCTGATCCGCACAGGAAGAAAGAACAGCTCCTGTTCTATTCGTTTTTTAATGTTCAGCATCAACACATCTCAGCTAAACGAATTAAGCAAAACCTTATAGCAGCTTCTTGTAGATAGCAGGTTGCATGCATGTGCAACACACATACACATCCACATCTTTATATCTATTCATCTATTTGTGTgggcatgtgcatgtgtgtgcgtGTTCTGAAATATGGATAAGACAAGCCTGCAAGGTTGCTGAAACCTGATCTACACAGGAAGAAAGACCATCTCCTGTTCtattcatatttttaatattcagcatcaacacatttcagtaaaatgaattaaacaaaacGTTATAGCAGCTTCTTGTAGATAGCAGGTTGTATACATGTGCAACACGCACACATACCCATACACATCAATACCTATATATCTATTTATCTATTTGTGTGTGCTGAAATAGGGAGAAGACAAGCCTGCAAGGCTGCTGAAACCTCATCTGCATAGGAGGAAAGATTTACGGATACTGCACACAATTGATGGCATTGACAATGGGATTacggatgtcaatatatccgatttggataGGATGTCCGATTGAATccttccaaaaaaatcagatatgaagaaaaaaaatctagtatCCAATTGGGAAATTGGATCGGATCAGATTTAAGAAATCATATctgatcaaattcagattttgatatacataaatatccaatcagattcagattcacattggatttagttttaaataaatatcatgtatccaaagttcttacattttgaaaatatgtcaagtttagttcaaaattcagattcggttcagatatgaatgcaaaaattggattcagataggatttgaattATGAAATTACATTTTGAATTCGGATATGATTTTTCTGCatcgaatctgaatttgaatccaaatgtgtgaatatccaaaaaaacggatatggttaGGGATatatccaatccattgacatccctagctaAATCAGATTCAACACATGTTTGATTATTCTTAAGGTGCATGAGTTGGTGAAAGCAAATTCTTCATGTCAATCTAGTTAAAGTAATAGGAAAATACTAATGGAAGTTGAAATGGGGATTTTACTTATttgtaaataatattttaaaattatgaaaaatgagtggaagcctttttcttttgtgaacaTGACTACATGTTTAGGTACTCATTTTCCCTATAGCTAGGCTGGGTACTGAGCTAGCTGAAGGCTTCAACCAGATATGGACTGAGCTTGACATTTCCAATTACTTGCACTACAAGCATATATGGATCTTTCAAATATAAACTAGAAGTATATGGGCAAATTGACTGATCAGAAGCTCTTTGAATGGTTAATGGAGGCTTCAAACTTTGGTTGAAATACACAGTAGCCAAGTTATGTCTAGTGTCACCAACaattatcaaagcacaactacatttggtttcttcttaTTAAAATTCTGTaattatcaaagcacaactacaATTGGTTTCTTCtgattaaaattttacaattatCAAAGCAGAActacatttggtttcttcttaTTAAAATTCTGTAATTATCAAAGCACCATTACGTTTGATCAAACCAGTGCACAGTGACTAGCTATCCTGTGAACCAACTGCAACTTAATTGATATAAGGGTGCACAAAGCACCATTACGTTTGATCAAATCAGTGCACGGTGACTAGCTATCCTGTGAACCAACTGCAACTTAATTGATATAAGGGTGCACAACTTGCTGATCAGTTAATGTGAGCTTGTCCCAGTTTATCTTAGCTTTGATCTCATCAGTTTAGGAAAATGAGACATCCAAAATTGAACATCATCATGGAACCCAATAGAAAGGTCGCCCAAGAtgctgaagaagatgatgataatAGTGGAAGCCTAGCTTTCGATCAAATTTCACCAATATTTCGTAAGTGAAATGAAACCGATTCAAGAACAAAGGTCGCCCAAATCATGTTGAAATTCTCAAAATCTTAAGGAAAGAGGTAAGTTTTGGGACACAATGGTAATCTCATCAGGATCATCTAAATAGATATATTTACAGTTAGAGAACGCCTGATAAGCAGAAAATCGTGTTTTTGGTCGACACGCAACTATGTTCTTGATATACAATTAGAACATTGAGCAGTGCTTTATAATACGTTAATTTtgagctgtttttttttttattaagttttttaGAAAACAGTTTCGGTCGCTAAAAATGATATACCAACTATCGATGTCCCTAGCTGTCATCCCGTCGTGGTGTGCCAATAGGCAGTTGATACATACCATAGTTATCATGTCTGAGAAAGGTAATGACTCAAACGGTCAGGATTATGTTTTGAGATTTTTAGTTTTCTTGGCTGCACCAAAGTCGATTAAACTAGATTTCTGAAAGAAAGAACGGAAGATGACATATCTGTAGCAGGAACTGCAACCGGAAACGACTGCGTCTGGCTGCAATTCTTAATGCTGGTAAGATCATTCTCGGTCATTTTCTTTATGCAATGAATAATATTGACGATTAAGATGTtctgaaccaaaagaaaaaatgatggtgGTGTTCTGCCTCCTTAGATCATTCTTGTGTGATGACGACGACGTTGTAATCcttaaaaggaagaaagaaaagaaaaggtcgACGGTTTGCATGTGCTGTTCTTATATCTCAATTGATCGTAAAATGGAACACAGTAACAGTGCTTCTGATAGTTCTGctttttcaacaaaatggaATGAATTGAATTCATGGCCAGTTTGAGTGAAtgattgtttcctttttctttttgattcaCAATACTTTTGTTTTGTCGCCTTTCCTTTATTAGATCTTAAGTTGGAAGAAATGATGCAAATTTTAGGGTTGAAAGCGAGTAAAAGTTTTGAGATCAGCGTTGTTTACCTAAAAGAATTATCATAAATCTTGCTCTGTTcaaatgtttttcttcctttctgtcATTTATTAGTTTTTGTTTCCCAAAAAATTAGCCACATAATTTAAGGATGGGGTAGGAAATCATAGCATAAAACATATAAGAAACAGGATATTACAGCGACGGAAATTCTCATAGAGAAGTTAGTAAATCTTATTTGTGTTTCCGGTTAATCATATTATCATCACAAATATTTACTcagagtatagcctcttgtcatGTGGATCCCTCTTAATAACAGGAAACAGAAATTTAGTCTGCGGATGTGATAGCTAGTCCTACAATTCGGTTCTTTCAGAATGCGTGAACAATTAGTTCTCCGTGTTTTTGTTGTCTGCGTTCTTTTGTCTGGTATCTGGTAAGTGTCACATATTTTTGGAACACTCGGTTCCAAAATCCAAAGAACGCAGCCTTCCCCTTACCGCACACTCCCTATGGATCCTACTTTTGTGTTTTTATCTGGGacagagaaataaaaaatgacttgCTTCTGTGTGTTTTCACTGAAATGAGATTCCCTTGTCCTCCAAAATTGCATATCCTCTACCTTCTATTGGCATTCACCAAATTGTCGTGGGAGTAAGTTGTGGTTGATTATTTTGCTTTTGCAGATGCAGCGGAAAAAAACTCTGTGACATCATATACAATTTGAGGTCAAACGGCTGGAGCTTGTTTGACGTATAGGGATTATCCTGTGTCTGGGGCGTTGTGTAGGAAATGGGTCTTCTTAACTCATTTTGTCAATTAGATTTCCAGTGTAGCCACAGGATGCCTTGAATTTCAGTGATGTGATAACCCAATGTGCTTGAATAGAAGCGAACTTGTTGAAGCGGTAGAAATTTATTAAgttaatagaaaagaaagaaatagtcTTAATTACTGCCGATGACTTGTGCTtttaccatgtttttttttgtctattagGCATCTTTCTGGAGGAAACTAGAAGGGACATGGTAATGACATCTGAGCGAGAAACATTCAGCGCTTCCGGGCCTGTACATCTAAGTCCTGTTAAttggtaatttttcttttttttcgttGATTCAGCTTCTCAAGTTAtgtttcttttctatttatGTTGATTTTCTATGTGCCACCCAATGAAATTAAATTGAATCTTTTAGGACTTAGTAAAAAGAGTACCGCTGGAAATGGGAATTGAGAGGCGCAATGGCTTCTGCGATGAAGTTGCATCCCCAAAAACACAATTTTGCAACATCCTTAATAAGTAGTCATTGTCAGTGAAATTCCTTGGCGTGGCCTCAGTACTCATGCATATTTTAGGATCAATGCAAATTTTTGGAACCAAGAACAGCTCAAAAAGGTGCTTCCAAAACCCCAAACAACTTCTAAGGATTTGCAATTATATAATCACAGACACCATGCCTACATCTGAATGCAGAACTGCTAAAGGCAGTCTAGATGGTTGGTTCAGTAGTTAACATCAGCAAATTTTGCTTTTGGTGCACACATATTCTGCTCAATTTCAAACACCTCCAAAATGTACTGTAAGTTATGCCATCACTGTTACAGGTTCTCTTCCcttacaaacaaagaaaaaaaaaaggtaacagTTTTGCCTTTTCTGGACTACCAAAAGATAAATATAGTGTTCCGTCGCATATGTAAAATGCTCTTCAAAACTTTTTGCTTGATCAATTCTGATGGTAAAATTATTGCAAATAAGGTTGTAATTTTCTATAACCAGTACTGAGGTCATTAGCAGAAGATGAGGCCTCATCTTGAGTTGAATAGGATGATAGGTATGTTTACAGTAATCATTGAGATCAAAAACAACGTCTAATAGTGGATGCAAAGAAGCTCAATCTTTATATAAGAACGCCATCTTGTTATCTTCAGATTATCTTGgtcaaacatttttttgttttgtctgcTCATTTGCAGAAATCGTTGTCATAGTTGATctgaaataaaataaactatgtTTCTTGAATCAGGGATAATCCTGACCATCAACGATCTGTTGCCGCTAGTTTAGTTCAAGCTGTCTATGTTCTCGAACGCGACCGCCAATTGAAGCGCAAAGGAGCTGATGCCCTTGCACCCCCTTGGTGGGAATTCTTTGGTTTTAAGTTAGCACATCCTCTTATTGATGATGCAGATTTGTCAGTTTTTGGCGCAATTTTTGAGTTTAATGACCCACTTTCATGTCTAAGCTTCCAATCTCAGGCTTCTCCAAGTGCAGTCATTGCTTTCCGGGGCACAATACTAAAAGGAGATTCTTTGTCTCGAGACTTGAAATTAGACCTGAGCATAGTTCATCATGGCCTTCATCAAACTTCTCGTTTTCACACTGCAATTGAGGCAATTAGAAATCTTGTTCCTGTATATGCAAATAATATATGGTTGTGTGGCCATTCTCTTGGTTCAGCCATTGCCATGCTTGCTGGCAAATGCATGGCTGAGAAAGGTATCCTTCTAAATACATTTTTGTTCAATCCTCCATACATTTCTGCGCCAATTGAGAGGATTAAAGATCAGAAGGTAAAAACCAGCCTGCGGATAGCCAGCAGTCTTATCACTGC belongs to Nymphaea colorata isolate Beijing-Zhang1983 chromosome 13, ASM883128v2, whole genome shotgun sequence and includes:
- the LOC116267129 gene encoding GDSL esterase/lipase At4g10955-like, which codes for MVMTSERETFSASGPVHLSPVNWDNPDHQRSVAASLVQAVYVLERDRQLKRKGADALAPPWWEFFGFKLAHPLIDDADLSVFGAIFEFNDPLSCLSFQSQASPSAVIAFRGTILKGDSLSRDLKLDLSIVHHGLHQTSRFHTAIEAIRNLVPVYANNIWLCGHSLGSAIAMLAGKCMAEKGILLNTFLFNPPYISAPIERIKDQKVKTSLRIASSLITAGLAMAVKGRSFVSEANELFTALSAWTPCLFVNPADHICAEYIGYFEHRNLMDAIGASKLERLATQHSIGGLLMDAVGQESQPFHLIPSANMTVNLHPAANFKQAHGIHQWWSLDLHLQSKLYRYVG